In a single window of the Callithrix jacchus isolate 240 chromosome 1, calJac240_pri, whole genome shotgun sequence genome:
- the LOC108591630 gene encoding small nuclear ribonucleoprotein G translates to MSKAHPPELKKFMDKKLSLKLNGGRHVQGILRGFDPFMNLVIDECVEMATSGQQNNIGMVVIRGNSIIMLEALERV, encoded by the coding sequence ATGAGCAAAGCTCACCCTCCCGAGTTGAAAAAATTTATGGACAAGAAGTTATCATTGAAATTAAATGGTGGCAGACATGTCCAAGGAATATTGCGGGGATTTGATCCCTTTATGAATCTTGTGATAGATGAATGTGTGGAGATGGCGACTAGTGGACAACAGAACAATATTGGAATGGTGGTAATACGAGGAAATAGTATCATCATGTTAGAAGCCTTGGAACGAGTATAA